In Populus nigra chromosome 1, ddPopNigr1.1, whole genome shotgun sequence, one genomic interval encodes:
- the LOC133677463 gene encoding UPF0400 protein C337.03, whose product MGSSFNPQIFVEKLAKLNSTQASIETLSHWCIFHMNKAKQVVETWARQFHSSPRDRRLAFLYLANDILQNSRRKGSEFVGEFWKVLPDALRDMIENGDEFGRNNAQRLIGIWEERKVFGSRGQILKEELVGKQVENNNRNGKLIGTKMKQPTGSTIDKIVASYHVVYGGQMDEDAVFSNCRNAISSLEKDDKEIGGDFNSGQFHGAAFVEDLQGQHAILRDSIEQLTAIESSRASLVSYLREALQEQESKLEQVRHQLQAAHSHSEHASRITQQLLHSNNVPLVAEQSPKEANTSMVPPSFVAGDREQSAPSMYTQQVSFPENTSHVEEDPRKSAAAAVAEKLTASTSSAQMLSYVLSSLASEGVIGNSKKESSSDYPAEKRAKLDKDQPYIPTQNPSHLQIPSFQHPESFQQNVASSTQQSTPNNPPPPPSSPPPVPPPLPPMQPYSMPQFMQTAGSINGVQYSYAMSQLQPPSLAGYPSAGAPMTGMAPFTMPPANTYPSYQGSDGNLYTQPSSMPMAPISRQ is encoded by the exons ATGGGAAGTTCGTTTAATCCTCAGATTTTTGTGGAGAAGCTTGCCAAGCTCAACAGTACACAGGCAAGCATAGAGA CTCTATCACATTGGTGTATCTTTCATATGAATAAAGCAAAACAGGTTGTTGAAACATGGGCCAGACAATTTCATTCTTCTCCACGTGACCGGAGATTGGCCTTTCTATATCTGGCAAATGATATATTGCAGAATAGTCGTCGAAAAGGTTCAGAGTTTGTGGGGGAATTCTGGAAGGTTCTTCCAGATGCTCTTCGTGACATGATTGAAAATGGGGATGAGTTTGGAAGAAATAATGCTCAACGATTG ATTGGCATatgggaagaaagaaaagtttttGGTTCCCGAGGGCAAATTCTGAAGGAAGAGCTTGTGGGAAAGCAAGTGGAGAACAATAATAGAAATGGGAAGCTTATAGGAACCAAAATG AAGCAGCCTACTGGAAGTACAATAGACAAGATAGTTGCTAGTTATCATGTCGTTTATGGTGGCCAGATGGATGAAGATGCTGTATTTAGCAATTGCAGGAATGCTATCAGTTCCCTTGAGAAAGATGATAAGGAGATCGGTGGTGATTTTAATTCAG GGCAATTCCATGGAGCTGCATTTGTGGAAGACCTTCAGGGGCAGCATGCTATTTTGAGGGACAGCATTGAACAACTGACAGCCATTGAATCATCAAGGGCAAGTCTAGTGTCTTATTTGAGAGAAGCTCTACAGGAGCAG GAATCCAAGCTGGAACAAGTCCGTCATCAGCTTCAG GCTGCACATTCCCATTCAGAACATGCTAGTCGCATCACCCAACAGTTGTTGCATTCTAACAATGTTCCATTAGTGGCTGAGCAAAGTCCAAAGGAAGCTAACACCTCCATGGTACCTCCAAGCTTTGTAGCTGGAGACAGGGAACAATCAGCTCCATCTATGTACACCCAGCAGGTATCTTTTCCTGAAAACACCAGCCATGTTGAGGAAGATCCCCGGAagtctgctgctgctgctgtggcAGAAAAATTAACTGCTTCAACATCATCAGCCCAAATGCTTTCTTATGTCTTGTCTTCTCTTGCATCTGAAGGTGTCATTGGCAATTCAAAAAAAGAATCTTCTAGTGATTACCCTGCTGAAAAACGGGCTAAGCTCGACAAAGATCAGCCTTATATACCAACTCAGAACCCTTCACATCTTCAAATTCCCTCTTTCCAGCATCCCGAGTCTTTCCAGCAGAATGTTGCAAGCAGTACCCAGCAGTCAACTCCAAACAACCCACCACCTCCCCCATCATCTCCTCCACCAGTACCCCCACCATTGCCACCAATGCAACCATACTCCATGCCCCAGTTCATGCAGACTGCTGGGTCAATAAATGGTGTACAGTACAGCTATGCCATGTCACAGCTACAACCACCTTCTTTGGCTGGGTATCCATCAGCTGGAGCTCCAATGACCGGCATGGCCCCCTTTACAATGCCTCCAGCTAATACGTATCCAAGTTATCAGGGTTCAGATGGTAATTTGTACACCCAACCATCATCCATGCCAATGGCACCAATTTCCCGGCAATAG